In Aequorivita sp. H23M31, a single window of DNA contains:
- a CDS encoding ABC transporter ATP-binding protein, with amino-acid sequence MNLEENKKPVLELKDIRKSFGDNHVLKGFSLKLYEGENLVIMGKSGSGKSVMVKCIVGLIQPDSGSITIKNRDIIKMGQTELDFLRTEIGFLFQGSALYDSMTVRENLEFPLRRHKDKIKDFQSTDQSVKEALESVGLLHAIDLMPSELSGGMQRRVALARALILKPKIIMYDEPTTGLDPITANEIIQLMRNIQKEYNTSSLIITHDVDCARVISNRMILLVDGINYAEGTYEELSNSSDPQTSAFFKN; translated from the coding sequence ATGAATTTAGAAGAAAACAAAAAACCTGTATTAGAACTGAAAGACATCAGAAAGAGCTTTGGGGACAACCATGTGCTTAAAGGTTTTAGTTTAAAATTATACGAAGGTGAAAATTTGGTTATTATGGGGAAATCCGGTTCGGGAAAATCTGTAATGGTAAAGTGTATCGTAGGTTTAATTCAGCCGGATAGTGGAAGTATCACCATTAAAAACAGGGATATTATCAAGATGGGTCAAACTGAATTGGATTTCTTACGTACCGAAATAGGTTTTCTATTTCAAGGCAGCGCCCTGTACGATTCCATGACCGTTCGGGAGAATCTGGAATTTCCATTGCGCCGTCATAAGGACAAGATCAAGGATTTTCAAAGTACCGACCAATCGGTTAAGGAAGCTCTTGAAAGTGTTGGACTTTTGCACGCCATCGATTTGATGCCTTCTGAGCTTTCCGGAGGAATGCAGCGCCGGGTGGCGTTGGCTCGAGCGTTGATTTTGAAACCGAAAATTATCATGTACGATGAACCTACAACAGGTTTGGATCCCATTACTGCGAATGAAATTATTCAGTTAATGCGTAACATTCAGAAGGAATACAATACCTCGTCCCTCATAATTACGCACGATGTGGATTGCGCACGAGTAATTTCAAACAGGATGATTTTGCTGGTGGACGGAATTAATTATGCCGAAGGTACGTATGAAGAGCTTTCTAATTCAAGCGATCCCCAGACGAGCGCATTTTTTAAAAATTAA
- a CDS encoding type II toxin-antitoxin system HicA family toxin: MAGKLLGLRAVIIILNIPKKKGLVAIPHPQKDVPIGTVNSILKQAGLKD; the protein is encoded by the coding sequence ATGGCTGGTAAATTGTTAGGACTAAGGGCAGTCATCATCATTTTAAACATCCCAAAAAAAAAAGGTTTAGTGGCAATTCCGCATCCGCAAAAAGATGTTCCGATTGGAACTGTCAACTCAATCTTGAAACAGGCAGGACTCAAAGATTGA
- a CDS encoding GLPGLI family protein, which produces MKSLLLSLFLFLVVFPSAVQAQKSYKITYLSSDHGKTDRDQDPIVLLVNDEMVKGTSIKKLAGKADYPYQEFYINWKTEPAEYIRTAHFSADKSLETIDTNFLGRYEYKLTDETKKILGYTCYKAVTIVNSNNIELWYTKDLPYKASPVGMGQELGVVLEYVRNGNTAITASEIKKVKLDISMPQMEVVDALSYNDALWKSSFIQIPVFENEQINFVDNPKTTDDGVLRFASGTVILKKVKIPELKPGTQGFVQAIQKSLGDAYDRTASIFLIRKSDKETFLHGMQKGMDSIETYENGNGTLYKGMVASEIFEPSIELMRFFTPFGVDHFNDRVKLKGKEWLHEVIYRQDISEFVDALSGQEVYIGGFIGNWDKGGHDLSLELTFHPGWETKVPKTQILPLFNTTSVMEMGGQGYPTMFDTEKGLKVNFELKEAAKNVQLRYITTGHGGWSGGDEFNQKPNSIYLDGKQISSFIPWRTDCGSYRLYNPVSGNFENGLSSSDLSRSNWCPATITPPEYIDLGDLPAGKHIIEVNIPQGASEGNSFSYWNVSGVLLYNSLH; this is translated from the coding sequence ATGAAATCCCTTTTACTATCCCTTTTTCTATTTTTAGTTGTATTTCCATCGGCAGTTCAAGCCCAGAAATCTTACAAGATAACCTATCTGTCAAGCGACCATGGCAAAACAGATCGCGACCAAGATCCCATAGTTTTGTTGGTCAACGACGAGATGGTAAAAGGGACCTCGATCAAAAAATTGGCGGGGAAAGCTGATTATCCTTATCAAGAGTTTTATATAAACTGGAAGACAGAACCTGCAGAATACATAAGGACAGCGCATTTTTCTGCAGATAAGTCTCTAGAAACCATAGATACAAATTTTTTGGGTCGTTATGAGTACAAACTCACAGATGAAACCAAAAAAATCTTGGGATATACCTGTTATAAAGCGGTAACTATTGTCAACTCCAATAACATCGAACTTTGGTACACCAAGGACCTGCCGTATAAAGCTTCCCCTGTGGGGATGGGACAAGAGCTGGGGGTGGTTTTGGAATACGTGCGAAATGGCAATACCGCAATCACAGCATCAGAAATAAAGAAAGTAAAATTGGATATTTCCATGCCACAGATGGAAGTAGTTGATGCTTTAAGCTATAATGATGCCCTTTGGAAAAGTAGCTTTATACAAATTCCCGTATTCGAAAATGAACAGATAAATTTTGTTGACAATCCAAAAACGACGGATGATGGCGTATTGCGTTTTGCCAGCGGAACAGTTATTCTAAAAAAAGTGAAGATCCCTGAACTTAAACCGGGAACACAAGGATTTGTTCAGGCAATACAAAAATCGCTCGGCGACGCTTACGACAGAACCGCTTCTATTTTCCTGATACGCAAAAGTGATAAAGAAACTTTTCTACATGGAATGCAAAAAGGAATGGATTCAATTGAAACTTACGAAAACGGAAATGGCACTCTTTATAAAGGAATGGTAGCTTCGGAAATTTTTGAACCAAGTATAGAATTGATGAGATTCTTTACTCCTTTCGGTGTGGATCACTTTAACGATCGGGTAAAATTGAAAGGAAAGGAATGGCTACATGAGGTCATCTATCGCCAGGATATTTCTGAATTTGTAGATGCACTTTCTGGTCAAGAAGTTTATATAGGTGGATTTATTGGTAATTGGGATAAAGGAGGCCACGATTTGAGTTTGGAACTAACATTCCATCCCGGTTGGGAAACCAAAGTTCCAAAAACGCAGATTTTGCCATTGTTCAATACCACCAGTGTGATGGAAATGGGCGGACAGGGTTACCCCACAATGTTTGATACCGAGAAAGGACTGAAAGTAAATTTCGAATTAAAGGAAGCCGCAAAAAATGTGCAATTGCGTTACATCACCACCGGTCACGGAGGCTGGAGCGGGGGCGATGAGTTTAATCAGAAACCCAATTCCATTTATTTGGATGGCAAACAGATTTCTAGTTTTATCCCGTGGCGAACCGATTGTGGCTCTTACAGATTGTACAACCCCGTTTCGGGGAATTTTGAAAATGGCTTATCCTCTTCAGATTTAAGCCGATCCAATTGGTGCCCCGCTACCATTACTCCTCCTGAATATATCGATTTAGGTGATTTGCCCGCCGGAAAACATATTATTGAGGTAAACATTCCTCAAGGAGCATCGGAAGGAAATAGCTTTAGTTATTGGAATGTTTCGGGAGTACTGTTATATAATAGTTTGCATTAG
- a CDS encoding methyltransferase family protein, which produces MELRIPIKDIIFVFLQFALFVAFAFEVGAMRIYFPDVLFWIGVGMLILGALTTLIAVLQLNVHLSPFPSPLPGSRLIMKGVYKHIRHPIYTGILMAFFGFAIIADSGYKLIITLLLFVLFNLKTLYEEKQLMEMFPDYSKYKQRSGRFFPKLW; this is translated from the coding sequence TTGGAATTGAGAATACCCATTAAAGACATAATTTTTGTTTTTCTTCAGTTTGCTCTGTTTGTAGCATTTGCATTTGAAGTGGGAGCCATGCGCATTTATTTTCCCGATGTCCTGTTTTGGATTGGGGTTGGAATGTTGATTTTGGGCGCGTTGACAACACTTATTGCGGTCCTGCAACTCAATGTTCACCTTTCGCCATTTCCCAGTCCTTTGCCAGGTTCAAGGCTTATAATGAAAGGAGTTTATAAACACATAAGACATCCCATTTATACTGGGATTTTGATGGCCTTTTTCGGGTTTGCAATTATTGCGGATTCGGGATACAAATTAATTATCACGTTACTACTTTTCGTCTTATTTAACCTGAAAACTCTATATGAGGAAAAACAATTGATGGAAATGTTTCCTGATTATTCAAAATATAAACAACGGTCCGGAAGGTTTTTTCCGAAATTGTGGTGA
- a CDS encoding type II toxin-antitoxin system HicB family antitoxin, whose product MEKKKIQVYVEKAEDGIYWGTTENIDGVVSAYGNSLSELKKALQKAFEEYLEVGRDLKEDWISKYENAVEFEYKMDLEGFFDLIPEVKIGSIAKKANINSSLLRQYKTGKANASEDQTKKIEKAVHELGKELLSISF is encoded by the coding sequence ATGGAAAAAAAGAAAATTCAAGTTTATGTTGAAAAGGCTGAGGACGGTATTTATTGGGGAACAACAGAAAATATAGATGGGGTAGTTTCTGCATATGGGAATTCTCTTTCTGAATTAAAAAAAGCATTGCAGAAAGCATTTGAAGAGTACTTAGAGGTTGGCCGAGATTTAAAAGAGGATTGGATAAGTAAGTATGAGAATGCAGTAGAATTTGAATACAAAATGGATCTCGAAGGGTTTTTCGACCTTATCCCAGAGGTCAAAATTGGATCCATTGCCAAAAAAGCAAATATCAATTCTTCCCTACTGCGTCAATATAAGACAGGAAAAGCCAATGCATCCGAAGATCAAACTAAGAAGATTGAAAAAGCGGTCCACGAACTTGGAAAGGAACTTTTATCTATTTCGTTCTAA
- a CDS encoding methyltransferase domain-containing protein, with protein sequence MNLDESFWSERYLSGQTGWDIGYVSTPLKEYIDQLSDTDLKILIPGAGNSYEAEYLYNKGFKNVSVIDISKIPLENLLERIPEFPKENLLHMDFFDLNETYDLILEQTFFCAQNPELRKKYVSKMHDLLRPNGKLVGVLFNIPLNNDKPPFGGNKSEYRSLFENKFIIVIMETAYNSIPQRDGNELFVKMIKKGE encoded by the coding sequence ATGAATTTGGACGAATCCTTTTGGAGCGAGAGATATCTTAGCGGTCAAACGGGCTGGGATATTGGTTATGTTTCTACGCCCTTGAAGGAATACATCGATCAACTTTCCGATACGGATTTAAAAATATTGATTCCCGGAGCCGGTAATTCATATGAGGCGGAATATCTTTATAATAAGGGTTTCAAAAATGTATCGGTAATTGATATTTCAAAAATTCCACTTGAAAATCTTTTAGAGCGAATTCCAGAATTTCCAAAGGAAAATCTTTTACACATGGATTTTTTTGATCTTAATGAGACCTATGATCTTATTTTGGAACAGACATTTTTCTGTGCACAAAATCCAGAACTAAGGAAAAAGTATGTTTCAAAGATGCACGATTTATTAAGGCCGAATGGAAAACTGGTAGGTGTACTTTTCAATATTCCTCTAAACAACGACAAACCTCCCTTCGGAGGAAATAAAAGCGAATACCGTTCTCTTTTTGAAAACAAATTTATAATTGTTATAATGGAAACAGCTTATAATTCAATTCCACAACGAGATGGAAATGAGCTTTTTGTAAAAATGATAAAGAAAGGAGAATGA
- a CDS encoding Crp/Fnr family transcriptional regulator → MLNNLKDNFSHLFEDALINEINEVGILKHAKEGYKLIEIGDYLRSMPLLVSGAIKIIREDGDGDELLLYFLEPGDTCAMTLTCCLGQKRSEIRAIAELDTTLIMIPVQKMEEWMGKYRSWRNFVLASYHSRLMEMLDTIDSIAFMNMDERLVKYLRDKQKIGGEPVINSTHQEIAYELHTSRVVVSRLLKKLESLGKIKLNRNSIDIISL, encoded by the coding sequence ATGCTCAATAATTTAAAGGATAATTTTTCCCATCTTTTTGAAGATGCACTTATAAACGAAATAAACGAAGTAGGCATTCTTAAACATGCAAAGGAAGGATATAAGCTCATTGAAATTGGCGACTATTTGCGCTCCATGCCGTTGTTGGTTTCGGGAGCGATAAAAATTATAAGGGAAGATGGCGACGGCGATGAATTGTTGCTGTACTTCTTGGAACCTGGAGACACTTGTGCCATGACTCTTACCTGCTGCTTGGGACAAAAGAGGAGCGAAATCAGGGCCATCGCCGAATTGGATACAACCCTCATTATGATTCCGGTTCAAAAAATGGAGGAGTGGATGGGGAAATATAGAAGTTGGCGGAACTTTGTTCTTGCCAGTTATCATTCCCGACTTATGGAAATGCTCGATACCATCGACAGCATTGCTTTTATGAATATGGATGAACGGCTTGTGAAATACCTAAGAGATAAACAAAAAATTGGAGGTGAGCCAGTTATTAATTCCACCCATCAGGAAATTGCTTATGAACTGCATACGTCTCGTGTGGTCGTTTCAAGATTGCTTAAAAAATTGGAATCTCTGGGAAAAATCAAACTGAACAGAAATAGTATCGATATTATTTCACTGTAA
- a CDS encoding MlaD family protein: MAKGNSKKVRVGIFVVVGTIILVAALYFIGSRQHIFSNNIQLYAVFDNVSGLQVGNNVRYSGINVGTVAKIKMEEVGKISVEMKVDEKSARFIKKDAVATISSDGLVGSMVVNIVPGKEQESVSVVSGDFIQSSKDVSIDQMLSTLNNTSEDLAKISNQILMGKGTLGVLINDTIMAQNIQQMMVELRKTSDGTVLAMDKINKIISKINYDESAAAVLLSDTSTANQVKDIFADLEKSSKNINAMTENLNEYLNEIKSGKGALNYITQNEDFTKDLDSTMIQIKEASEKLNQNMEALQHNFLFRGYFRKLEKRQRKEAEEK, encoded by the coding sequence ATGGCAAAAGGAAATTCGAAAAAAGTAAGAGTCGGAATATTTGTGGTGGTCGGAACCATTATTCTTGTGGCAGCACTTTATTTTATAGGCTCACGTCAACATATTTTCAGCAATAATATTCAATTATATGCGGTCTTTGACAATGTAAGTGGTCTTCAGGTAGGCAATAACGTGCGGTACTCTGGGATTAATGTGGGGACGGTAGCAAAAATTAAAATGGAGGAAGTGGGCAAGATTTCCGTAGAAATGAAAGTGGATGAAAAGTCTGCCCGTTTTATAAAAAAGGATGCTGTGGCAACCATAAGTTCGGATGGATTGGTAGGCAGCATGGTTGTAAATATTGTTCCAGGAAAGGAGCAGGAAAGCGTTTCTGTAGTATCAGGAGATTTTATTCAATCTTCCAAGGACGTAAGTATTGACCAAATGCTTTCTACTTTAAATAATACGAGTGAAGATCTGGCAAAAATATCCAATCAGATTTTGATGGGCAAAGGCACCTTGGGGGTATTGATCAATGATACCATTATGGCGCAGAATATACAGCAAATGATGGTGGAACTTCGAAAAACGTCCGATGGAACGGTCTTGGCTATGGATAAAATCAACAAAATTATTTCAAAAATAAATTATGATGAAAGCGCAGCAGCCGTCCTCTTGAGCGATACTTCCACCGCAAATCAAGTGAAGGATATATTTGCTGATCTTGAAAAGTCATCAAAGAACATTAATGCGATGACCGAGAATCTAAACGAATATTTAAACGAAATAAAATCTGGAAAAGGAGCATTGAATTATATCACTCAGAATGAAGATTTCACCAAAGATCTGGATTCCACGATGATTCAAATTAAGGAGGCCTCTGAAAAATTAAACCAAAACATGGAGGCCCTTCAGCACAACTTTTTATTCCGGGGATATTTTAGAAAATTGGAGAAGCGGCAGCGTAAGGAAGCTGAAGAAAAGTAA
- a CDS encoding DUF6150 family protein: protein MKQLLLIIMLFLISVAAYAQKVYSVDYQNQADVKVFVVKYENQADLKVYKVKYENQAGDNNGKWFFTDYSNQAKKKIYFVDYENQADLKIYFVEYENQAGWSKMSKKQLMY, encoded by the coding sequence ATGAAACAACTTCTTTTAATCATAATGCTATTTCTAATTTCGGTTGCTGCATACGCCCAAAAAGTATATTCCGTCGATTATCAAAATCAAGCAGATGTAAAGGTATTTGTTGTAAAATATGAGAATCAAGCAGACTTAAAGGTTTACAAAGTAAAATACGAAAACCAAGCGGGGGATAACAACGGCAAATGGTTCTTTACGGATTATTCCAATCAAGCGAAAAAGAAAATATACTTTGTGGACTACGAAAACCAAGCTGATTTGAAGATATACTTTGTGGAATATGAAAATCAAGCGGGATGGAGTAAGATGTCCAAGAAGCAGTTGATGTATTAA
- a CDS encoding peroxiredoxin: MENVVDNSQISYSMPRIGDDAPDFTAKTTIGEITLSDFAKDKWIIMFSHPADFTPVCTTELSGFAKRKAEFDELNTQLLGLSIDSIHSHLGWVNNVHEKTGVYFDFPIIADIDMKVAKLYGMLQPNESQTAAVRAVFFIDPNKKIRLIMYYPLNVGRNMDEILRALYALQVSDEHKVAMPLDWKKGDKVIIPPPTTLKEMKERLNDDSIERVDFYLSKKSL; this comes from the coding sequence ATGGAAAATGTAGTTGACAATTCACAAATTAGTTACTCAATGCCTCGTATAGGGGACGATGCGCCAGATTTTACAGCTAAAACCACCATTGGGGAAATAACCTTATCGGATTTTGCCAAGGATAAGTGGATTATCATGTTCTCGCATCCTGCTGACTTTACCCCCGTGTGCACCACAGAGCTAAGTGGTTTTGCTAAACGAAAAGCAGAGTTTGATGAGCTAAACACCCAGCTTTTGGGATTGAGCATAGACAGTATTCACTCGCACTTGGGATGGGTAAATAACGTACATGAAAAAACAGGAGTGTATTTTGATTTTCCCATTATTGCTGACATCGATATGAAAGTGGCCAAATTGTATGGCATGCTTCAGCCCAACGAAAGTCAGACCGCGGCCGTTCGTGCGGTTTTCTTCATCGATCCCAATAAAAAGATTCGGTTGATCATGTACTATCCATTAAATGTGGGACGGAATATGGATGAAATCCTCAGAGCTCTTTATGCTCTTCAAGTATCGGATGAACACAAGGTAGCTATGCCTTTGGATTGGAAAAAAGGCGATAAGGTAATTATTCCACCACCAACAACCCTAAAAGAAATGAAAGAAAGACTGAATGATGATTCTATTGAAAGAGTTGATTTCTATCTTTCCAAAAAATCGCTGTAA
- a CDS encoding MBL fold metallo-hydrolase, giving the protein MKIKQFEYKPLSHFSYAIISDGKMALVDPERDPLQYYKFAEENKAQIVAVFETHPHADFVSSHLQIHQETGATLYCSERTGADYPHKTFDDGDEINIGKTTFRALNTPGHSPDSITIVVTEGEKTALFTGDTLFVGDVGRPDLRENVGHMTAKREELAKMMFDTIHNKFKDLTDNAYVYPAHGAGSLCGKGMSGDASSSTLGNERIGNWAFKKQTEEQFVSYLLESQPFIPHYFGYNVDTNKAGADNLRKSLGGIPFKLNVKEADNGALIIDCRDGDSFKKNHLHGSINIMAISEGDKFETWLGSIVRPDENFNLVVNSIEEAEEILHRTSKIGYESKVAAVYTIADAGLDASENFSLQDFRLHPENYTIVDIRNESEVSEGKIFENSINIPLYKLCENAKEVPTDKPVMVHCAGGYRSAAGASILENKLGRKDVFDLSEAIEEFRVNGKFAEESSKF; this is encoded by the coding sequence ATGAAAATTAAACAATTCGAGTACAAGCCTCTTTCACATTTTTCCTACGCCATTATCAGCGATGGCAAGATGGCTTTGGTGGATCCAGAGCGCGACCCTCTTCAGTACTATAAATTTGCTGAGGAAAACAAAGCTCAAATTGTAGCCGTTTTTGAAACGCATCCGCATGCCGATTTTGTCAGTTCGCATTTGCAGATCCATCAGGAAACGGGAGCAACCCTTTATTGTAGTGAAAGAACTGGTGCCGATTACCCGCATAAAACTTTTGATGACGGTGATGAAATCAATATTGGAAAAACCACTTTCCGTGCGCTTAACACTCCGGGGCATTCTCCCGACAGTATTACCATTGTAGTGACTGAAGGGGAGAAGACAGCACTTTTTACCGGGGATACTTTGTTTGTTGGAGATGTTGGCCGACCAGATCTTCGTGAGAACGTAGGTCATATGACGGCCAAACGCGAAGAACTCGCCAAAATGATGTTCGATACCATTCACAATAAATTCAAGGATTTAACTGACAATGCCTATGTATATCCCGCTCATGGCGCTGGTTCGCTTTGCGGAAAAGGAATGAGCGGCGATGCCAGCTCCAGTACCTTGGGCAACGAACGAATTGGAAATTGGGCATTTAAGAAACAAACCGAGGAGCAATTTGTTTCGTATTTGTTGGAATCTCAACCCTTTATTCCACACTATTTCGGCTATAACGTTGATACTAATAAAGCGGGAGCTGATAATCTTCGCAAAAGTTTGGGAGGAATTCCTTTCAAATTAAATGTAAAAGAAGCAGATAACGGAGCACTAATTATTGACTGTCGCGATGGAGATTCCTTTAAAAAGAACCATCTGCACGGAAGTATAAATATTATGGCAATCTCTGAAGGCGATAAGTTTGAAACTTGGCTGGGTTCTATTGTGAGGCCTGATGAAAATTTCAATTTGGTGGTGAATTCCATTGAAGAAGCTGAGGAAATTCTACATCGCACTTCCAAGATAGGATATGAATCAAAAGTAGCGGCCGTTTATACAATTGCAGATGCCGGGTTGGATGCATCAGAAAATTTCAGTCTTCAAGATTTTCGACTGCATCCAGAAAATTATACTATTGTAGATATCCGAAATGAAAGCGAAGTATCAGAAGGTAAAATATTTGAAAATTCAATTAATATTCCGTTGTACAAATTATGCGAAAATGCCAAAGAGGTTCCTACCGATAAGCCTGTGATGGTCCATTGTGCCGGTGGCTACAGAAGTGCGGCTGGAGCAAGTATCCTGGAGAATAAGCTTGGAAGAAAGGATGTTTTTGATCTAAGTGAGGCGATTGAGGAGTTTAGGGTAAACGGAAAATTCGCGGAGGAAAGTTCGAAGTTTTAA
- a CDS encoding MlaE family ABC transporter permease, translating to MAKTTSFFDRTLSFFAEIGDMALFAGRFFREVVSKPFEWRELLRQCYNMGNRSLFLVMVTGFILGLVFTLQSRPTLMNFGAESWMPSMISLSIIREIGPVIIALICAGRIGSGIGAELGSMRVTEQIDAMEVSGTNPFKYLVVTRILAVTLMLPLLVILGDFIALIGSAIVENLKGGVSYTLYFNQVFEALRFSDVFPATIKTFFFGFVIGLVGTYKGYNCGKGTVGVGEASNSAVVYASMLVFIIDFIAVFVTDIFIPM from the coding sequence ATGGCAAAAACCACTTCCTTCTTTGACCGTACACTATCCTTTTTCGCCGAAATTGGAGATATGGCCTTGTTCGCCGGTCGGTTTTTTAGGGAAGTGGTAAGCAAACCTTTTGAGTGGAGAGAACTTCTGAGGCAATGCTATAATATGGGTAATCGCTCCCTGTTTTTGGTAATGGTTACTGGATTTATATTGGGATTGGTTTTTACCCTGCAATCCCGACCTACCTTAATGAATTTTGGAGCAGAATCTTGGATGCCGTCGATGATCAGCCTTTCTATTATAAGAGAAATTGGCCCCGTAATTATCGCCCTGATCTGTGCTGGACGTATCGGTTCAGGAATTGGAGCAGAGTTGGGGTCTATGCGAGTTACGGAACAAATCGATGCTATGGAGGTTTCAGGGACCAATCCATTTAAATACTTGGTGGTTACCCGGATTTTGGCGGTAACCCTTATGTTGCCATTATTGGTAATCTTGGGCGATTTTATTGCTCTTATCGGTTCTGCCATTGTGGAGAATTTAAAGGGCGGAGTATCCTACACCCTTTATTTTAATCAGGTTTTTGAGGCGCTTAGGTTTAGTGATGTATTCCCCGCCACCATTAAAACCTTTTTCTTTGGTTTTGTCATTGGTTTGGTTGGAACTTATAAAGGGTATAATTGCGGAAAAGGAACGGTGGGAGTGGGAGAGGCGTCAAACTCTGCCGTTGTGTATGCATCCATGCTTGTATTTATTATTGACTTTATCGCTGTTTTTGTAACCGATATATTTATTCCGATGTAA
- a CDS encoding Tll0287-like domain-containing protein: MKTVSIIFLLGLLMACNSKPKQSYSPIEENSDEIAMVTSQEHPGKQLMVNNCYMCHNPKASENDMIAPPMVAVKMHYLSEDLSKAEFVDEIISFLKIPSEEKSKMPGAIKKFGLMPYQFYPENTIRQIADYMFDHEIAEPEWFEEHYKKMHGDRPTMKGKMGRGKGMGMGRNQEDNSQQLSIEERGMQMAQATKAELGKNLMGQIQKNGVIAALDFCNIQAMPLTDSMSVVHKAHIRRVSDKPRNPKNKADAVELQHVQTFKNQIAAGKEPTPIVTTKGEKVEFYYPITTNSMCLRCHGTPRKELEALTLTNILKHYPDDKATGYGENEVRGIWSIEFSR; this comes from the coding sequence ATGAAGACAGTATCAATAATATTTTTGCTTGGCCTTCTGATGGCTTGCAATTCAAAGCCAAAACAATCCTATTCCCCAATTGAAGAGAATTCAGATGAAATTGCAATGGTTACTTCCCAAGAACATCCCGGGAAACAACTCATGGTGAATAATTGTTACATGTGTCACAACCCAAAGGCTTCGGAAAACGATATGATCGCTCCACCAATGGTTGCCGTGAAAATGCACTATTTATCAGAAGACCTTTCAAAGGCGGAATTTGTTGATGAAATAATTTCTTTTTTAAAGATTCCTTCGGAAGAAAAATCCAAAATGCCCGGTGCAATCAAAAAATTTGGATTGATGCCCTATCAATTTTATCCTGAGAATACCATTCGCCAAATAGCTGATTATATGTTTGATCACGAAATCGCCGAGCCCGAATGGTTTGAAGAGCATTATAAAAAAATGCACGGCGACCGTCCAACGATGAAAGGAAAAATGGGCCGAGGAAAGGGGATGGGAATGGGAAGAAACCAAGAGGACAATTCACAGCAACTTTCGATCGAAGAACGCGGAATGCAAATGGCCCAGGCTACGAAGGCAGAACTGGGTAAAAATTTGATGGGACAGATTCAAAAAAACGGAGTGATAGCTGCTCTGGATTTTTGTAACATCCAAGCTATGCCCTTAACCGATAGCATGTCGGTTGTTCATAAAGCGCACATTAGGAGGGTAAGCGATAAACCACGAAATCCCAAAAACAAAGCCGATGCTGTGGAACTTCAACATGTACAAACTTTTAAAAATCAAATTGCTGCCGGTAAAGAGCCTACGCCAATTGTAACCACAAAAGGTGAAAAAGTTGAGTTTTATTACCCCATAACTACTAATTCCATGTGTTTAAGATGCCATGGTACTCCCAGAAAGGAACTGGAAGCTCTTACGTTGACAAATATCCTCAAACATTATCCTGATGACAAAGCAACTGGTTATGGTGAAAATGAGGTACGAGGAATTTGGAGTATTGAGTTTAGTCGGTAG